In Anas acuta chromosome 5, bAnaAcu1.1, whole genome shotgun sequence, a single window of DNA contains:
- the PTGR2 gene encoding prostaglandin reductase 2 produces the protein MIIERVVLNSRPGKNGVPVAENFRLEQSTIPDTVQEGQVRVRTLYLSVDPYMRCRMNEDTGSDYLLPWQLSEVADGGGIGVVEESKNNNFAKGDYVTSFSWPWQTVAILDGSLLQKLVPQLVNGCLSYFLGAAGITGLTALLGIREKGHVTVGANQTMVVSGAAGACGSLAGQIGRLEGCSRVVGIAGTDEKCSILVSEMGFDAAINYKKENVAEQLRKLCPGGVDVYFDNVGGDISDTVISQMNQNSHIILCGQISQYNKDVPYPPPLPPDTEKIQKERNITRERFLVLNYMDKQEASVLQLCQWIQEGKLKVRETVIKGLANIGAAFQSMMSGGNIGKQIVSVSK, from the exons ATGATTATAGAAAGAGTAGTGCTGAATTCACGCCCTG GCAAGAATGGAGTGCCAGTGGCCGAAAACTTCCGACTGGAACAAAGTACAATACCGGACACGGTGCAAGAGGGCCAAGTACGTGTTAGAACCCTCTATCTCTCCGTGGATCCATACATG CGCTGCCGAATGAATGAAGATACAGGCTCAGATTACCTCCTGCCCTGGCAGCTGTCTGAAGTAGCTGATGGTGGGGGCATTGGGGTTGTGGAGGAGAGCAAGAATAATAACTTTGCCAAGGGAGACTATGTAACTTCCTTCAGTTGGCCCTGGCAGACAGTGGCCATTCTGGATGGAAGCTTGCTACAAAAG cttGTTCCACAGCTAGTGAATGGATGCCTTTCCTACTTTCTTGGTGCAGCTGGAATTACAGGACTGACGGCCCTGCTGGGTATAAGAGAGAAAGGACACGTGACTGTAGGTGCAAATCAGACGATGGTGGTGAGTGGAGCAGCTGGTGCCTGTGGTTCTTTGGCTGGCCAG atTGGCCGTCTGGAGGGCTGCTCTAGAGTGGTGGGTATTGCTGGCACAGATGAAAAGTGCTCCATTTTGGTCTCAGAAATGGGGTTTGATGCTGCTATCAATTACAAGAAAGAGAATGTGGCAGAGCAGCTACGCAAACTCTgcccaggtggtgtggatgttTACTTTGACAATGTTGGTGGAGACATCAGCGATACAGTTATAAGCCAG ATGAATCAGAACAGCCATATCATCCTGTGTGGACAGATTTCTCAGTATAACAAAGATGTGCCTTATCCTCCCCCACTGCCTCCtgacacagaaaaaatacagaaagaaaggaacatCACAAG agaacGTTTCTTGGTGTTGAACTACATGGACAAACAAGAAGCTAGTGTGCTACAGCTCTGTCAGTGGATCCAAGAGGGTAAACTGAAG GTCAGAGAGACTGTGATAAAAGGCTTAGCAAATATTGGTG CTGCTTTCCAGTCCATGATGAGTGGAGGCAACATTGGAAAACAGATCGTCTCAGTTTCTAAGTAA